A window of the Gossypium arboreum isolate Shixiya-1 chromosome 2, ASM2569848v2, whole genome shotgun sequence genome harbors these coding sequences:
- the LOC108462975 gene encoding UDP-sugar pyrophosphorylase-like isoform X2, whose amino-acid sequence MVSATVDSEADILSNLNINAGDWPSNLVKNLCLLSPDQIELGKMLVEMGQSHLFQQWTDAGVEDDKKKAFFDQVAKLNTSYPGGLASYIKNARELLADSKVGKSPYDGFTPSVPTGEVLSFCDDNFIKYEEAGVKEAQNAAFVLVAGGLGERLGYNGIKVALLAEATTGTCFLQLYIEAILALQEGSCRLTQGTFQKDIPFVIMTSDDTHTRTLEVLESNSYFGMKPTQVKLLKQEKVACLDDNDARLALDPHNKYQIQTKPHGHGDVHSLLYSSGLLKVWLDAGLRWVLFFQDTNGLLFKAIPASLGVSATKQYQVNSLAVQRKAKEAMGGITRLTHSDGRSMVINVEYNQLDPLLRAAGHPDGDADCETGYSPFPGNINQLILELGPYIEELTKTGGAIKEFVNPKYKDASKTSFKSSTRLECMMQDYPKTLPPTARVGFTVMDKWLAYAPVKNNPEDASKVPKGNPYHSATSGEMAIYRANSLILVKAGVQVEGPVQQVFNGQEVEVWPRITWKPKWGLTFSEIKSKVRQSCSVSQRSTMVLKGRNIFLEDLSLDGALIINSIDGAEVKVEGSIQNKGWLLERIHYKDSSSPEELRIRGFKINRLEQLEQTYSETGKFILKPQC is encoded by the exons ATGGTTTCGGCGACGGTGGATTCAGAGGCGGACATTCTCTCCAACCTCAACATCAACGCCGGGGATTGGCCTTCTAATCTTGTCAAGAATCTCTGCCTCCTTTCTCCGGACCAG ATTGAATTGGGTAAGATGTTGGTGGAGATGGGGCAGAGCCATTTGTTTCAGCAATGGACAGATGCTGGCGTCGAGGACGACAAAAAGAAAGCATTCTTCGATCAG gTTGCGAAGCTAAATACAAGCTATCCTGGCGGTTTGGCATCGTATATTAAAAATGCTAGGGAGCTCTTAGCGGATTCAAAAGTAGGGAAGAGCCCATATGATGGCTTCACACCTTCG GTTCCCACAGGAGAGGTTCTCTCTTTTTGtgatgataatttcatcaaatatGAGGAGGCAGGTGTTAAAGAAGCCCAAAATGCTGCATTTGTTCTTGTTGCAGGGGGTCTTGGTGAACGTCTTGGATACAACGGAATTAAG GTGGCACTTTTAGCAGAGGCCACTACCGGAACATGTTTCTTACAACTCTACATTGAGGCTATTCTTGCTCTTCAGGAAGGTAGCTGTAGGCTCACACAAG GCACATTTCAAAAAGATATTCCTTTTGTTATCATGACATCGGATGACACACATACCCGCACATTGGAGGTTTTGGAATCAAATTCTTACTTTGGGATGAAACCTACACAAGTCAAACTTCTTAAGCAG GAAAAAGTTGCATGTTTAGATGATAATGATGCTAGGCTTGCTTTGGACCCTCATAACAAATACCAAATTCAG ACAAAACCTCATGGCCATGGTGATGTGCACTCCCTTCTTTACTCTAGTGGCCTTCTGAAAGTATG GCTTGATGCTGGTTTGAGATGGGTTCTCTTTTTTCAAGACACAAATGGACTTCTTTTCAAG GCCATTCCGGCATCTCTAGGAGTCAGTGCTACTAAACAATACCAGGTCAACTCTCTTGCTGTTCAACGGAAAGCAAAAGAGGCCATGGGAGGAATTACAAGACTTACTCATAGTGATG GAAGATCAATGGTGATCAATGTGGAGTACAATCAGCTTGATCCTCTGCTTAGAGCTGCTGGACATCCTGATGGAGATGCTGATTGTGAGACTGGTTATTCTCCTTTCCCAGGAAATATAAACCAA CTTATTTTGGAGCTTGGTCCATACATTGAGGAGCTGACAAAAACAGGAGGGGCGATAAAGGAATTTGTTAACCCTAA ATATAAAGATGCCAGTAAAACATCATTTAAGTCCTCAACTCGACTAGAGTGTATGATGCAAGACTACCCTAAAACATTGCCTCCAACGGCAAGAGTTGGATTTACG GTGATGGATAAATGGCTTGCTTATGCACCTGTGAAAAACAACCCTGAGGATGCTTCTAAG GTACCAAAAGGAAACCCATATCACAGTGCAACTTCTGGAGAAATGGCCATTTATCGTGCAAACAGTCTCATCCTTGTAAAG GCTGGTGTCCAAGTGGAGGGTCCAGTACAACAGGTTTTCAATGGACAAGAGGTGGAAGTGTGGCCGCGTATTACATGGAAGCCTAAATGGGGGCTTACTTTTTCTGAGATCAAAAGCAAAGTTCGTCAAAGTTGCTCGGTGTCTCAAAGATCTACCATGGTCCTTAAGGGCCGCAATATCTTTCTTGAAGATCTATCCTTGGATGGAGCTCTTATCATCAACTCTATTGATGGTGCAGAG GTTAAAGTAGAAGGATCAATACAAAACAAGGGCTGGCTTCTTGAGAGGATTCACTACAAAGATTCGAGTAGCCCCGAGGAGCTGAGGATCAGGGGTTTCAAAATCAACAGATTGGAGCAATTGGAGCAAACTTACAGTGAAACTGGCAAATTCATCTTAAAGCCACAATGTTGA
- the LOC108462975 gene encoding UDP-sugar pyrophosphorylase-like isoform X1: protein MFHLFIFEKSTIPARMVSATVDSEADILSNLNINAGDWPSNLVKNLCLLSPDQIELGKMLVEMGQSHLFQQWTDAGVEDDKKKAFFDQVAKLNTSYPGGLASYIKNARELLADSKVGKSPYDGFTPSVPTGEVLSFCDDNFIKYEEAGVKEAQNAAFVLVAGGLGERLGYNGIKVALLAEATTGTCFLQLYIEAILALQEGSCRLTQGTFQKDIPFVIMTSDDTHTRTLEVLESNSYFGMKPTQVKLLKQEKVACLDDNDARLALDPHNKYQIQTKPHGHGDVHSLLYSSGLLKVWLDAGLRWVLFFQDTNGLLFKAIPASLGVSATKQYQVNSLAVQRKAKEAMGGITRLTHSDGRSMVINVEYNQLDPLLRAAGHPDGDADCETGYSPFPGNINQLILELGPYIEELTKTGGAIKEFVNPKYKDASKTSFKSSTRLECMMQDYPKTLPPTARVGFTVMDKWLAYAPVKNNPEDASKVPKGNPYHSATSGEMAIYRANSLILVKAGVQVEGPVQQVFNGQEVEVWPRITWKPKWGLTFSEIKSKVRQSCSVSQRSTMVLKGRNIFLEDLSLDGALIINSIDGAEVKVEGSIQNKGWLLERIHYKDSSSPEELRIRGFKINRLEQLEQTYSETGKFILKPQC, encoded by the exons atgtttcatttatttatatttgaaaaaagTACAATTCCGGCCAGAATGGTTTCGGCGACGGTGGATTCAGAGGCGGACATTCTCTCCAACCTCAACATCAACGCCGGGGATTGGCCTTCTAATCTTGTCAAGAATCTCTGCCTCCTTTCTCCGGACCAG ATTGAATTGGGTAAGATGTTGGTGGAGATGGGGCAGAGCCATTTGTTTCAGCAATGGACAGATGCTGGCGTCGAGGACGACAAAAAGAAAGCATTCTTCGATCAG gTTGCGAAGCTAAATACAAGCTATCCTGGCGGTTTGGCATCGTATATTAAAAATGCTAGGGAGCTCTTAGCGGATTCAAAAGTAGGGAAGAGCCCATATGATGGCTTCACACCTTCG GTTCCCACAGGAGAGGTTCTCTCTTTTTGtgatgataatttcatcaaatatGAGGAGGCAGGTGTTAAAGAAGCCCAAAATGCTGCATTTGTTCTTGTTGCAGGGGGTCTTGGTGAACGTCTTGGATACAACGGAATTAAG GTGGCACTTTTAGCAGAGGCCACTACCGGAACATGTTTCTTACAACTCTACATTGAGGCTATTCTTGCTCTTCAGGAAGGTAGCTGTAGGCTCACACAAG GCACATTTCAAAAAGATATTCCTTTTGTTATCATGACATCGGATGACACACATACCCGCACATTGGAGGTTTTGGAATCAAATTCTTACTTTGGGATGAAACCTACACAAGTCAAACTTCTTAAGCAG GAAAAAGTTGCATGTTTAGATGATAATGATGCTAGGCTTGCTTTGGACCCTCATAACAAATACCAAATTCAG ACAAAACCTCATGGCCATGGTGATGTGCACTCCCTTCTTTACTCTAGTGGCCTTCTGAAAGTATG GCTTGATGCTGGTTTGAGATGGGTTCTCTTTTTTCAAGACACAAATGGACTTCTTTTCAAG GCCATTCCGGCATCTCTAGGAGTCAGTGCTACTAAACAATACCAGGTCAACTCTCTTGCTGTTCAACGGAAAGCAAAAGAGGCCATGGGAGGAATTACAAGACTTACTCATAGTGATG GAAGATCAATGGTGATCAATGTGGAGTACAATCAGCTTGATCCTCTGCTTAGAGCTGCTGGACATCCTGATGGAGATGCTGATTGTGAGACTGGTTATTCTCCTTTCCCAGGAAATATAAACCAA CTTATTTTGGAGCTTGGTCCATACATTGAGGAGCTGACAAAAACAGGAGGGGCGATAAAGGAATTTGTTAACCCTAA ATATAAAGATGCCAGTAAAACATCATTTAAGTCCTCAACTCGACTAGAGTGTATGATGCAAGACTACCCTAAAACATTGCCTCCAACGGCAAGAGTTGGATTTACG GTGATGGATAAATGGCTTGCTTATGCACCTGTGAAAAACAACCCTGAGGATGCTTCTAAG GTACCAAAAGGAAACCCATATCACAGTGCAACTTCTGGAGAAATGGCCATTTATCGTGCAAACAGTCTCATCCTTGTAAAG GCTGGTGTCCAAGTGGAGGGTCCAGTACAACAGGTTTTCAATGGACAAGAGGTGGAAGTGTGGCCGCGTATTACATGGAAGCCTAAATGGGGGCTTACTTTTTCTGAGATCAAAAGCAAAGTTCGTCAAAGTTGCTCGGTGTCTCAAAGATCTACCATGGTCCTTAAGGGCCGCAATATCTTTCTTGAAGATCTATCCTTGGATGGAGCTCTTATCATCAACTCTATTGATGGTGCAGAG GTTAAAGTAGAAGGATCAATACAAAACAAGGGCTGGCTTCTTGAGAGGATTCACTACAAAGATTCGAGTAGCCCCGAGGAGCTGAGGATCAGGGGTTTCAAAATCAACAGATTGGAGCAATTGGAGCAAACTTACAGTGAAACTGGCAAATTCATCTTAAAGCCACAATGTTGA
- the LOC108466640 gene encoding NAD(P)H-quinone oxidoreductase subunit M, chloroplastic: protein MAATSSYVACTKFSMLSWSGGKRDLRMKRVLSVSAQQQAEVGETQEAKVQEEQEKVKQQQPTQPRPVEKQLNVKSKNMGKDYGGQWLSSVTRHVRIYAAYIDPETSEFDQTQMDKLTLILDPTDEFVWTPETCNKVYSYFQELVDHYEGAPLTEYTLRLIGSDIEHYIRKLLYDGEIKYNMDAKVLNFSMGKPRILFNNNNDGQFQDG from the exons ATGGCTGCAACTTCCTCTTACGTGGCCTGCACAAAATTCTCCATGTTGAGTTGGAGTGGAGGGAAAAGAGACTTGAGAATGAAAAGGGTTCTTTCGGTTTCGGCTCAGCAGCAAGCTGAAGTTGGTGAAACACAAGAAGCTAAAGTGCAGGAAGAGCAAGAAAAGGTTAAGCAACAACAACCTACACAACCAAGGCCAGTGGAAAAACAACTGAATGTAAAGAGCAAAAACATGGGCAAAGATTATGGAGGACAGTGGCTTAGCAGTGTTACGAGGCACGTCAGGATCTATGCTGCCTACATTGATCCTGAAACCTCTGAGTTCGATCAAACTCAGATGGATAAACTCACCCTTATACTTGACCCTACTGATGAGTTTGTTTGGACTCCTGAAACTTGCAATAAAGTTTATTCGTACTTCCAAGAGCTTGTGGATCATTATGAG GGAGCGCCATTGACAGAGTACACGCTTCGATTGATAGGTTCAGACATAGAGCACTATATCAGGAAGCTACTATATGATGGAGAAATTAAATACAACATGGATGCCAAGGTACTAAACTTCAGCATGGGAAAGCCGCGCATTCTATTCAATAACAACAATGATGGGCAGTTTCAAGATGGATAA